A window from Citrus sinensis cultivar Valencia sweet orange chromosome 3, DVS_A1.0, whole genome shotgun sequence encodes these proteins:
- the LOC102609297 gene encoding chaperone protein dnaJ 13 translates to MREAKDGPPNRELYALLHLSPEASDEEIRKAYRQWAQVYHPDKYQAPHMKEIATENFQRICEAYEILSDENKRLIYDIYGMEGLTSGLELGPKLNKVEELKEELERLRQRKEQEKALAHFRPSGTILASFSLPQFLEGDGIMRGMAMSSEVQSQLSKNSILAFGGNLEVNDDSGGGAASVVLRHQLSSVSSIEFIASAGLRALVGIQTTRHLSSHSTATMAVAMSLRDGSINLSNNWTRQISETTNGNIQLLLGIESSISVGWQKKDERMSAAGELKIGTSSFGASAHYTHRFSKKSHGRIQGRLGSTALELEVGGGRKISEFSTIRMLYSVGIQGIFWKFELHRAGQKLVVPILLSRHFSSFFATGAFIIPASVYFLLKKFILKPYYLKREKQKALENMEKTSAQVRETKAAAQKAQQLLQNVANRKRNKQLEIGGLIITKAVYGARKALTKLGETGESSDELASQVLDVTLPLNFLVNDSGRLKLHDGVKKSGIMGFCDSCPGEPKQLYVEYTYGGNRYEVFVDDYEELFIPQEAHRI, encoded by the exons ATGAGGGAAGCAAAGGACGGGCCGCCAAACAGGGAATTGTATGCACTGTTGCATCTTTCGCCGGAAGCCTCCGATGAAGAAATCAGAAAAGCTTATCGCCAGTGGGCCCAAGTCTATCACCCTGATAAATATCAAGCTCCTCAT ATGAAGGAAATTGCTACAGAGAACTTTCAGAGGATATGTGAAGCGTACGAAATATTATCAGATGAGAATAAGCGGCtgatatatgatatatatggTATGGAAGGATTGACTTCTGGGTTGGAACTTGGTCCAAAGCTAAATAAAGTGGAAGAGTTAAAGGAAGAGCTTGAAAGGCTACGGCAGAGGAAGGAACAAGAGAAGGCTTTAGCACATTTTCGTCCTTCTGGGACGATACTGGCCAGCTTCTCTTTGCCACAGTTTCTAGAGGGTGATGGCATAATGAGAGG GATGGCTATGAGTAGTGAAGTTCAGTCTCAACTATCTAAAAACAGTATTCTTGCTTTTGGTGGAAATTTGGAAGTAAATGATGATTCTGGTGGTGGAGCTGCTTCAGTTGTGCTTAGGCATCAGTTGTCCTCTGTCTCATCTATAGAATTTATAGCTTCAGCTGGTTTACGGGCACTGGTTGGAATACAAACAACACG tCACCTATCATCACATTCGACTGCGACAATGGCCGTTGCTATGTCTTTGAGAGATGGCTCCATTAATCTTTCTAATAACTGGACCCGCCAGATCTCCGAAACAACGAATGGGAAT ATACAGCTCTTGTTGGGTATAGAGTCATCAATTTCTGTTGGGTGGCAAAAGAAAGATGAGAGAATGTCTGCTGCTGGAGAGCTTAAG ATTGGCACAAGTTCTTTTGGGGCATCAGCTCATTATACTCACCGGTTTTCCAAAAAATCCCATGGTCGAATACAAGGCCGGCTTGGAAG CACTGCTCTTGAGCTTGAAGTTGGTGGTGGGAGGAAAATATCTGAATTCAGCACCATCCGCATGCTGTATTCAGTAGGAATTCAG GGTATCTTTTGGAAATTTGAGTTGCATCGAGCGGGTCAAAAGTTAGTTGTTCCA ATTTTGCTTTCCAGGCATTTCAGTTCCTTCTTTGCAACCGGAGCATTTATAATTCCAGCATCAGTTTACTTTTTACTTAAG AAGTTCATCCTCAAACCCTATTACCTGAAGAGGGAAAAGCAGAAAGCACTAGAGAATATGGAAAAAACTTCTGCTCAG GTCCGGGAAACAAAGGCGGCAGCACAAAAAGCTCAGCAGTTATTACAAAATGTGGCCAATAGGAAAAGAAATAAGCAATTAGAAATAGGTGGACTGATTATTACCAAAGCAGTTTATGGAGCTCGTAAAGCTTTGACTAAGTTAGGTGAAACAGGAGAATCGAGTGATGAATTGGCTTCACAAGTCTTGGATGTTACATTACCTCTTAATTTCCTAGTAAATGATTCTGGGCGACTCAAG CTTCACGACGGGGTTAAGAAGTCAGGTATCATGGGTTTCTGTGATTCTTGTCCCGGAGAACCTAAGCAGTTGTATGTGGAGTACACTTATGGCGGCAATAGATACGAG GTTTTTGTCGATGATTATGAGGAATTGTTTATACCCCAGGAAGCTCACAGAATTTAA